A part of Loxodonta africana isolate mLoxAfr1 chromosome 11, mLoxAfr1.hap2, whole genome shotgun sequence genomic DNA contains:
- the CACNG7 gene encoding voltage-dependent calcium channel gamma-7 subunit, with the protein MSHCSSRALTLLSSVFGACGLLLVGIAVSTDYWLYMEEGTVLPQNQTTEVKMALHAGLWRVCFFAGREKGRCVASEYFLEPEINLVTENTENILKTVRTATPFPMVSLFLVFTAFVISNIGHIRPQRTILAFVSGIFFILSGLSLVVGLVLYISSINDEVMNRPSSSEQYFHYRYGWSFAFAASSFLLKEGAGVMSVYLFTKRYAEEEMYRPHPAFYRPRLSDCSDYSGQFLQPEAWRRGRSPSDISSDVSIQMTQNYPPAIKYPDHLHISTSPC; encoded by the exons ATGAGTCACTGTAGCAGCCGCGCCCTGACCCTGCTGAGCAGTGTGTTTGGTGCCTGCGGCTTGCTCCTTGTGGGCATTGCGGTCAGCACCGACTACTGGCTATACATGGAGGAGGGTACAGTGCTGCCACAGAACCAGACCACCGAGGTCAAGATGGCACTACACGCTGGCCTCTGGAGAGTCTGCTTCTTTGCAG GTCGTGAGAAGGGTCGCTGCGTGGCCTCGGAATATTTCCTGGAACCGGAGATCAATTTGGTGACGGAAAACACGGAGAATATTCTGA AGACAGTGCGCACGGCTACCCCCTTCCCCATGGTCAGCCTCTTCCTTGTGTTCACTGCCTTCGTCATCAGCAACATCGGCCACATCCGCCCACAGAGGACCATTCTGGCCTTCGTTTCTGGCATCTTTTTCATCCTGTCGG GCCTCTCCTTGGTGGTGGGATTGGTTCTCTACATCTCCAGCATCAATGACGAGGTTATGAACAGGCCCAGCAGCTCTGAGCAGTATTTTCACTATCGCTACGGGTGGTCGTTTGCCTTCGCTGCTTCCTCCTTCCTACTCAAAGAG GGAGCCGGCGTGATGTCCGTGTACCTGTTCACCAAGCGCTACGCGGAGGAGGAGATGTACCGTCCGCACCCGGCCTTCTACCGCCCGCGTCTCAGCGACTGCTCCGACTACTCGGGCCAGTTTCTGCAGCCTGAGGCGTGGCGCCGCGGCCGCAGCCCCTCTGACATCTCCAGCGACGTCTCCATCCAGATGACGCAGAACTACCCTCCCGCCATCAAGTACCCCGACCACCTGCACATCTCCACCTCGCCCTGCTGA